In a genomic window of Bradyrhizobium sp. LLZ17:
- a CDS encoding alpha/beta fold hydrolase gives MSVARLVSALQFCPGGCVFSAPSRRDPAPSLQSRAFNMLLRQLPYKAQLASAEAVQAHVQKLALEPASFEPTGLGRGVEATLTKMGGWPVYYTAPPLGHEGCNYVMFLHGGGYINEIVPAHWRFVGQMTRKAGVVCVVPIYPLAPRATAKDVVPATAELLRMLLEDAGPAKVTVVGNSAGAGLALAACQWLRDHGHRQPNRLVLISPAADASISRPEQVEIAARDPMQDIPGIVEAGRLYAGELDVGHPFVSPLNGAFRSLAPMTIFSGTRDLLYPDSVDLAERARAVGVPVDLQLLRDQPHNYALMPTPEGRQARAIILRAIA, from the coding sequence ATGAGTGTTGCAAGACTTGTGTCGGCCTTGCAGTTCTGTCCGGGCGGTTGCGTCTTCAGTGCGCCGTCCCGGCGCGATCCCGCACCAAGCCTGCAAAGCCGCGCCTTCAACATGCTGCTGAGGCAGCTTCCCTACAAGGCACAGCTCGCGTCCGCCGAGGCGGTGCAGGCGCACGTGCAAAAGCTCGCGCTGGAGCCGGCCTCGTTTGAACCGACGGGGCTCGGGCGCGGCGTCGAGGCGACGTTGACCAAGATGGGAGGGTGGCCGGTCTATTACACGGCGCCGCCATTGGGCCATGAGGGCTGCAACTACGTCATGTTCCTGCATGGCGGCGGCTACATCAACGAGATCGTGCCGGCGCACTGGCGCTTCGTTGGCCAGATGACGCGCAAGGCGGGCGTCGTCTGCGTGGTGCCGATCTATCCGCTTGCGCCGCGCGCGACCGCGAAGGACGTCGTGCCGGCGACGGCCGAGCTGTTGCGGATGCTGCTGGAGGATGCGGGTCCCGCAAAAGTCACCGTGGTCGGCAATTCGGCCGGCGCGGGCCTGGCGCTCGCCGCCTGCCAATGGCTGCGTGATCACGGGCATCGGCAGCCGAACCGGCTGGTGCTGATCTCGCCCGCGGCGGATGCGTCGATCAGCCGTCCGGAGCAGGTCGAGATCGCCGCGCGTGATCCCATGCAGGACATTCCGGGGATTGTCGAAGCGGGACGGCTCTATGCCGGCGAACTCGATGTCGGCCATCCCTTCGTCAGCCCGCTCAACGGCGCGTTCCGCTCACTCGCGCCGATGACGATCTTCTCGGGCACGCGCGATCTGCTTTACCCCGATAGCGTCGATCTTGCGGAGCGGGCGAGGGCGGTGGGCGTGCCGGTTGACCTGCAGCTTTTGCGTGATCAGCCGCACAATTATGCGCTGATGCCGACGCCGGAGGGGCGGCAGGCGCGTGCGATCATTCTGCGTGCGATTGCTTGA
- a CDS encoding dihydrodipicolinate synthase family protein, with protein sequence MKVRPTGVIPPMTTPFRKDGEIDHKLLAPQVDWMIAAGAHGVAAGGSTGEGHTLDHEEYRDLIAATVDAVQGRIPVIAGIIVDSTRDAIRRGKLVRDMDVAALQVTPVHYLFKPDDEAMVRHFRAMADETGMPIIIYNVVPWSYLSPALLTRIMTEVPLVVGVKQSAGDLKLFADLMMMAPDKLIYSAVDALMYPSYTLGAHGSIAAILTAAPHASVALWDAVKAGDHPRALELHKKLLTLWNAIIADNLPACTRYAQMLQGLPRTYPRAPMPEASPAQQAATRKALQALGALNGAGVEAAE encoded by the coding sequence ATGAAGGTACGACCGACCGGCGTGATCCCGCCGATGACGACGCCGTTCCGGAAGGATGGCGAGATCGATCACAAGCTCCTGGCGCCGCAGGTCGACTGGATGATCGCTGCCGGCGCCCATGGCGTTGCGGCCGGCGGTTCGACCGGCGAGGGCCACACGCTCGACCATGAGGAATATCGCGACCTGATCGCCGCGACGGTGGACGCGGTGCAGGGACGCATTCCCGTGATCGCCGGCATCATCGTCGACTCCACGCGCGATGCGATCCGCCGCGGCAAGCTCGTGCGCGACATGGATGTCGCGGCCCTCCAGGTCACGCCGGTGCACTATCTGTTCAAGCCGGATGACGAGGCGATGGTGAGGCATTTCCGTGCCATGGCGGATGAGACCGGCATGCCCATCATCATCTACAACGTGGTGCCGTGGTCGTATTTGTCGCCGGCGCTGTTGACACGGATCATGACCGAGGTGCCGCTGGTCGTCGGCGTCAAGCAGAGCGCAGGCGACCTCAAGCTGTTCGCCGACCTCATGATGATGGCGCCGGACAAGCTGATCTACAGCGCGGTCGATGCGCTGATGTATCCGTCCTACACGCTGGGCGCCCATGGCTCGATCGCCGCGATCCTGACAGCGGCGCCGCACGCCTCGGTCGCGCTGTGGGATGCGGTGAAGGCGGGCGATCACCCGCGCGCGCTCGAGCTGCACAAGAAGCTGCTGACGCTGTGGAACGCGATCATTGCCGACAATCTGCCCGCTTGCACGCGTTACGCGCAGATGCTCCAGGGCCTGCCCAGGACCTATCCACGCGCGCCGATGCCGGAAGCCTCGCCCGCGCAGCAGGCCGCGACCCGCAAGGCGCTGCAGGCGCTCGGCGCCTTGAACGGCGCGGGGGTCGAAGCGGCCGAATAG
- a CDS encoding SDR family NAD(P)-dependent oxidoreductase, whose translation MKEFAGKIAVVTGGGTGMGRELARQLVAEGCNVAMCDISEAAMAETKRLCEAEKLPQGLRVTTHVADVSIEDHLKRFRDELADQQMTDRIHLLFNNAGIGGGGSLFTNTREQWERTFNICWGGVYLGVRTFLPMLVKADEAHIVNTASVNGFWASIGMNQSHTAYSSAKFAVKGFTEALINDLRLHAPHVKCSVVMPGHIGTSIVSNSRKVQSADGSERLNPDEVALTRTRMVAAGVPDADKMSDEDIQAVFAERARSFLEDAPTTAAQAAKIILDGVKAERWRILVGEDAKRLDERVRATPEQAYDRAFYESFTQEVGWRLG comes from the coding sequence ATGAAGGAATTTGCAGGAAAGATCGCAGTCGTCACCGGTGGCGGCACGGGAATGGGGCGGGAGCTCGCGCGGCAGCTCGTGGCCGAGGGCTGCAATGTCGCCATGTGCGACATCTCGGAGGCGGCGATGGCCGAGACCAAGCGGCTCTGCGAGGCCGAGAAGCTGCCGCAGGGCCTGCGCGTCACCACGCATGTCGCCGATGTCTCGATCGAGGATCATCTCAAGCGCTTCCGCGACGAGCTTGCCGACCAGCAGATGACCGACAGGATTCATCTGCTGTTCAACAACGCCGGCATCGGCGGCGGCGGCAGCCTGTTCACCAACACGCGCGAGCAGTGGGAGCGCACCTTCAACATCTGCTGGGGCGGGGTCTATCTCGGCGTGCGCACATTCCTGCCGATGCTGGTGAAGGCGGACGAGGCCCATATCGTCAATACCGCGAGTGTCAACGGCTTCTGGGCCTCGATCGGCATGAACCAGTCGCACACCGCCTATAGCTCTGCGAAGTTCGCCGTGAAGGGTTTTACCGAAGCGCTCATCAACGATCTCCGCCTGCACGCGCCGCACGTCAAATGCTCGGTGGTGATGCCAGGCCATATCGGCACCTCGATCGTCTCCAACTCGCGCAAGGTGCAGAGCGCCGATGGTTCGGAACGTCTCAACCCCGACGAGGTGGCGCTGACCCGCACCCGCATGGTCGCGGCCGGCGTGCCAGATGCTGACAAAATGTCGGACGAAGACATCCAGGCTGTATTTGCCGAGCGCGCCCGCAGTTTCCTCGAGGATGCACCGACTACGGCTGCGCAAGCCGCGAAAATCATTCTCGACGGCGTGAAGGCGGAGCGATGGCGCATTCTGGTCGGCGAGGACGCCAAGCGGCTCGACGAGCGCGTGCGTGCGACGCCCGAGCAGGCCTACGACCGCGCCTTCTACGAAAGTTTTACCCAGGAGGTCGGCTGGCGGCTTGGCTGA
- a CDS encoding alpha/beta hydrolase — MIPACLSDDWTLCPEREDISAEFTRLLTAAQEGGATIAECLMIARQLKRGDEQSWHREWKKLARANRQRAEAAFAEGHLATAQRNWLRAMNYYSAAAMPLDAADERRWVAVLAMQDCARRFLAARNPAGEVVTVPWVEGHSLQGYFLPAPSANGRAPTVICIGEPGHRKEEFLFKLAPHARERGLSMLALDLLGEQRDDHLDQVLQRRDLESSIAGAMDYLETRSDVDVDRVAIVADGWGSSFVTRAVLQEPRLAAAVCDGGLWDLHERSFFASRFAMRDLSIVPVPHSLLMASSVDCPVLITLGEDGWLEADRARQIVQESGLASSDLVLKVFTAAETGAAQAHADNPSLANEYIFDWLESQLGAAGRGT; from the coding sequence ATGATACCCGCATGCCTCTCCGACGACTGGACCCTCTGCCCGGAGAGAGAGGATATCTCCGCTGAATTCACGCGGCTGCTCACCGCGGCCCAGGAGGGCGGCGCCACCATCGCCGAATGCCTGATGATCGCCCGGCAGCTGAAGCGCGGCGACGAGCAGTCCTGGCATCGCGAGTGGAAGAAGCTGGCGCGGGCCAATCGGCAGCGCGCCGAGGCTGCGTTCGCGGAGGGCCATTTGGCGACCGCGCAGCGCAATTGGCTGCGCGCCATGAACTACTACAGCGCGGCCGCGATGCCGCTCGATGCGGCCGACGAGCGCCGCTGGGTTGCGGTGCTCGCGATGCAGGATTGCGCCCGCCGCTTCCTCGCGGCGCGCAACCCGGCCGGCGAAGTCGTGACGGTGCCGTGGGTCGAAGGGCATTCGCTACAGGGCTACTTCCTGCCGGCGCCATCCGCCAACGGGCGGGCTCCGACCGTGATCTGCATCGGCGAGCCCGGCCATCGCAAGGAAGAGTTTCTGTTCAAGCTTGCGCCGCATGCACGCGAGCGCGGCCTTTCGATGCTCGCTCTCGACCTGCTTGGCGAGCAGCGCGACGATCACCTCGACCAGGTGTTGCAACGCCGGGATCTCGAGAGCTCGATTGCCGGCGCGATGGATTATCTGGAGACGCGCAGCGACGTCGATGTTGATCGCGTCGCGATCGTGGCGGACGGGTGGGGCTCTTCATTTGTCACACGTGCGGTGTTGCAGGAGCCGCGGCTCGCTGCAGCCGTGTGCGATGGCGGCCTGTGGGATCTGCACGAGCGGTCCTTCTTCGCCAGCCGTTTCGCGATGCGTGATCTCAGCATCGTTCCGGTGCCGCATTCGCTGCTGATGGCCTCCAGCGTCGACTGTCCGGTGCTGATCACACTTGGCGAGGACGGTTGGCTTGAGGCCGACCGGGCGCGTCAGATCGTGCAGGAATCGGGCCTTGCCAGTTCGGATCTCGTGCTGAAGGTGTTCACCGCAGCGGAGACCGGCGCGGCGCAGGCCCACGCGGACAATCCGAGCCTTGCCAACGAATACATCTTCGACTGGCTCGAATCGCAGCTCGGCGCCGCGGGCCGGGGAACCTGA
- a CDS encoding MarR family winged helix-turn-helix transcriptional regulator — MSATRKEGARLRSVGNLDIIRRFTWEISSINMYLEELRQFWARTLGISGPQWLILMAISDLDKDDGVPVNVVSKLLHVDPSFVTTQSKLLEKKGLLRRRPSTTDARVVRLSLLDKTQKHIASLNEQYKTIREFVFQEFDENELTEFTTKLATLKSRLEKACVRMSLDY; from the coding sequence GTGTCAGCGACGAGGAAAGAAGGGGCGCGTCTCCGCTCCGTCGGCAATCTCGATATCATCAGGCGATTCACCTGGGAGATATCGTCGATCAACATGTATCTGGAGGAGCTGCGTCAGTTCTGGGCAAGGACGCTCGGCATCAGCGGACCGCAATGGCTGATCCTGATGGCCATCTCCGATCTCGACAAGGACGATGGCGTCCCCGTCAACGTGGTCTCGAAGCTCCTCCACGTCGATCCCTCCTTCGTCACCACCCAATCCAAGCTGCTCGAGAAGAAGGGCCTGTTGCGGCGGCGGCCGTCGACCACCGATGCGCGGGTGGTGCGCCTATCGTTGCTCGACAAGACGCAGAAGCATATTGCGAGCCTCAACGAGCAGTACAAGACGATCCGTGAATTCGTCTTCCAGGAATTCGACGAGAACGAGCTGACCGAATTCACCACCAAGCTCGCGACGTTGAAGTCCCGGCTCGAAAAGGCCTGCGTCCGGATGTCGCTCGACTACTAG
- a CDS encoding porin: protein MRMVKSVLLGTAAGLIAVGGAQAADLPLKAKAVEYVRICSLYGAGFYYMPGTDTCIKLGGYVRADMILGGAGDYSFQQGTPAGANNRLTDYYHSRARMDFTVDTRTATEYGVVRTYADMVFTWDTPSVTGSTPSAFGTGSASLGLYHAFIQFAGFTFGRTVSLFDAPWQSYPAGGPDTLPGGSNHVNGVNQVAYTADFGQGITGSIALQDETSANGGQSNLWNTTFATPAAAGAAFVTGTYGANDWGGTRTPDIIGQVRVDQAWGLAQISAVAHELHAAYYGATEPSGHPEDKWGWAVQGALSIKNIPTGAGDSINLQAVYTDGATRYNFQSLFPQSFFMFGGSGTAYQSVGIAGLADGVFGVGTGIDTVKTWGMRGGYTHNWNPYWSTSIYGAYAQLKYGDAGKAMICGNFAAIALPGSTCNPDFNFAAIGGNVAWTPVKNLTFTGDLSYSHLDQKYSGTIASPGIAAAAKPAAVYELKDQNSVTMMLRAQRNF from the coding sequence ATGAGAATGGTGAAGAGCGTTTTGCTCGGCACTGCGGCGGGTCTGATCGCCGTCGGTGGAGCGCAGGCGGCTGATCTTCCGTTGAAGGCCAAGGCCGTCGAATATGTGAGGATCTGCTCCCTGTACGGCGCGGGTTTCTACTACATGCCAGGCACCGACACTTGCATCAAGCTCGGCGGCTATGTGCGTGCCGACATGATCCTCGGCGGCGCAGGCGATTATAGCTTCCAGCAAGGCACGCCCGCAGGCGCGAACAACCGTCTGACCGACTACTATCATTCCCGCGCTCGTATGGACTTTACCGTCGATACGCGCACGGCGACCGAGTATGGTGTGGTTCGCACTTATGCCGATATGGTCTTCACCTGGGATACTCCGTCGGTCACCGGCAGCACCCCGTCGGCGTTCGGCACCGGTTCGGCTTCGCTCGGCCTCTACCACGCGTTCATCCAGTTCGCCGGCTTCACCTTCGGCCGCACGGTTTCGTTGTTCGACGCTCCGTGGCAGAGCTATCCCGCTGGCGGTCCCGATACGCTTCCGGGCGGCAGCAACCACGTGAACGGCGTCAACCAGGTTGCCTACACGGCTGACTTCGGCCAGGGCATCACCGGTTCGATCGCGTTGCAGGACGAGACGTCGGCGAATGGTGGCCAGTCGAACCTCTGGAACACCACGTTCGCCACGCCTGCTGCTGCTGGCGCTGCGTTCGTGACGGGCACCTATGGTGCCAACGATTGGGGCGGCACGCGTACCCCTGACATCATCGGCCAGGTTCGCGTCGATCAGGCCTGGGGTCTGGCCCAGATCTCGGCTGTCGCGCATGAGCTCCATGCCGCCTACTACGGCGCGACCGAACCCAGTGGCCATCCCGAGGACAAGTGGGGCTGGGCGGTTCAGGGTGCGTTGTCGATCAAGAACATCCCGACCGGAGCTGGCGACAGCATCAACTTGCAGGCTGTCTACACGGATGGCGCGACTCGCTACAACTTCCAGAGCTTGTTCCCGCAGAGCTTCTTCATGTTCGGCGGTAGCGGCACGGCCTACCAGAGCGTCGGTATCGCCGGTCTTGCTGACGGTGTCTTCGGCGTCGGCACCGGCATCGATACCGTCAAGACCTGGGGCATGCGCGGTGGCTACACCCACAACTGGAACCCCTACTGGTCGACCAGCATCTACGGTGCGTATGCTCAGTTGAAGTACGGCGATGCCGGCAAGGCGATGATTTGCGGCAACTTCGCTGCGATCGCGCTCCCGGGTTCGACTTGTAACCCGGACTTCAACTTCGCAGCCATCGGTGGCAACGTCGCCTGGACCCCGGTCAAGAACCTGACCTTCACGGGAGACCTGAGCTATTCGCATCTGGATCAGAAGTATTCGGGTACGATCGCGAGCCCGGGCATTGCCGCCGCCGCCAAGCCGGCAGCTGTCTATGAACTGAAGGACCAGAACTCGGTCACCATGATGCTGCGCGCTCAGCGCAACTTCTAA
- a CDS encoding GcrA family cell cycle regulator, which translates to MPVLSPTWTDERIELLKQHFEAGLSCREIAADIGVSRNAVIGKLSRLNLTRGRSVDERRLQDRNFPPARAKAVPRLQFEMLATIYGETSEPAIDRPIDDANRCSLLELGENRCRWPISTPGAEDFCFCGNAAPDGQSYCAGHSRLAYRPNSRARVARG; encoded by the coding sequence ATGCCTGTTCTTTCACCGACCTGGACCGACGAACGCATCGAACTTCTGAAGCAGCATTTCGAGGCCGGCCTGTCCTGCCGCGAGATCGCCGCCGATATCGGCGTCAGCCGCAACGCCGTGATCGGCAAGCTGTCCCGATTGAATCTCACGCGCGGCCGCTCCGTCGACGAGCGCAGGCTTCAGGACAGGAATTTTCCGCCGGCGCGCGCGAAGGCGGTGCCCCGCCTGCAGTTCGAAATGCTCGCCACGATCTACGGCGAAACCAGCGAGCCCGCGATCGACCGGCCGATCGACGACGCCAACCGCTGCTCGCTGCTGGAGCTCGGCGAAAACCGCTGCCGCTGGCCGATCTCGACGCCGGGTGCCGAAGATTTCTGCTTCTGCGGCAACGCTGCACCTGACGGGCAGTCCTATTGCGCCGGCCACAGCCGCCTCGCCTACCGGCCGAACTCCCGCGCGCGCGTCGCGCGCGGCTGA
- a CDS encoding acetamidase/formamidase family protein — MTHHHLHASPDTCHWGYFEARLKPVLTIKSGDEVTIDTISGGPEVVPDRSRFHVPPELFEVHAKSERMLPGHILTGPIAIDGAEPGDVLAVEILEIELRQDWGYNLIKPLAGTLPDDFPDTRLLNIPLDRARMVGRMPWGLDLPLKPFFGVMGVAPPPAWGRITSLIPRAMGGNLDNKELGAGATLYLPVFVPGAMFSCGDGHGVQGDGEVCVTAIETALQGRFRLTLRKDLRLDYPRGETPTHYMTMAMDPDLDQCVVRALRDMIVLLGERRNLSREDAYTLCSLAADLRVTQTVNGSKGIHCMIEKTIVHS, encoded by the coding sequence ATGACCCATCACCACCTGCATGCAAGCCCCGACACCTGCCACTGGGGCTACTTCGAGGCCAGGCTCAAGCCGGTTCTGACCATCAAGAGCGGCGACGAGGTCACCATCGACACCATCAGCGGTGGCCCGGAGGTGGTGCCGGACCGCAGCCGGTTTCACGTTCCGCCCGAGTTGTTCGAGGTGCATGCGAAATCCGAACGGATGCTCCCGGGCCATATCCTCACCGGCCCGATCGCAATCGATGGCGCCGAACCCGGCGACGTGCTCGCGGTCGAGATTCTCGAGATCGAGCTCCGGCAGGATTGGGGCTACAATCTGATCAAGCCGCTTGCCGGCACCCTGCCCGACGATTTTCCCGACACGCGCCTGCTCAACATCCCGCTGGACCGGGCGCGGATGGTCGGCCGCATGCCGTGGGGCCTCGACCTGCCGTTGAAGCCGTTCTTCGGCGTGATGGGTGTGGCGCCGCCGCCGGCCTGGGGCCGCATCACCTCGCTGATTCCACGCGCGATGGGCGGCAATCTCGACAACAAGGAGCTCGGCGCGGGCGCGACGCTGTATCTGCCGGTGTTCGTGCCGGGGGCGATGTTCTCCTGCGGCGACGGCCACGGCGTGCAGGGCGACGGCGAAGTCTGCGTCACCGCGATCGAGACCGCGTTGCAGGGCCGCTTCCGGCTGACGCTGCGCAAGGATCTGCGGCTCGATTATCCGCGCGGTGAAACGCCGACCCACTACATGACCATGGCGATGGACCCCGACCTCGACCAGTGCGTGGTGCGGGCGTTGCGGGACATGATCGTACTGCTCGGCGAAAGGCGAAACCTGTCGCGCGAGGACGCCTACACGCTGTGCAGTCTCGCCGCCGATTTGCGGGTGACGCAGACCGTGAACGGCTCCAAGGGCATTCACTGCATGATCGAAAAGACCATCGTGCACAGCTAG
- a CDS encoding YdcF family protein, with translation MLPINLLVELGLVSLILMVTRFAALGRKLAVTTLILLALAAFSPLGNLLLYPLESRFPQWDPSRGAPDGIIVLGGSVDTDLSAAHHSPVVPHAADRLFALAELARRYPNARIVFTGGNANLVSTDARESDYSAPILENLGVPKERLVLERNSRNTYENAIFTKQLVAPKPGERWLLVTSAFHMPRSMGIFRKAGFDVEAYPVDWRMGGRDELFAFTNIGADGLGRTDVAMREWIGLVAYRLMGRTGELLPGPARD, from the coding sequence CTGCTGCCGATCAATCTGCTGGTCGAGCTTGGCCTCGTGTCGCTCATTCTAATGGTGACGCGCTTTGCGGCGTTGGGTCGCAAGCTCGCCGTGACCACGCTGATCTTGCTGGCCTTGGCCGCGTTTTCTCCGCTTGGCAATCTCCTGCTCTATCCGCTCGAGTCGCGTTTTCCGCAATGGGATCCGTCGCGCGGTGCGCCGGATGGCATCATCGTGCTCGGCGGCTCCGTCGACACGGACCTGTCGGCGGCGCATCACTCGCCCGTCGTCCCGCATGCGGCCGATCGCCTGTTTGCACTGGCCGAGCTCGCGCGCCGCTATCCCAATGCGCGCATCGTCTTCACCGGGGGCAACGCGAACCTGGTTTCGACCGATGCCCGGGAATCCGACTACTCTGCGCCGATCCTCGAAAACCTGGGGGTGCCGAAGGAGCGCCTGGTCCTGGAACGGAATTCGCGCAACACCTACGAGAACGCGATCTTCACCAAACAATTGGTGGCGCCGAAGCCGGGCGAGCGCTGGCTTCTGGTGACTTCGGCGTTCCACATGCCGCGATCGATGGGAATTTTTCGCAAAGCCGGATTTGACGTCGAGGCCTATCCGGTGGACTGGCGGATGGGCGGACGCGACGAGCTTTTCGCCTTCACCAATATCGGCGCGGACGGGCTCGGCCGGACCGACGTCGCCATGCGCGAATGGATCGGCCTTGTGGCCTATCGCCTGATGGGCCGCACCGGCGAGTTGCTTCCCGGACCAGCCAGGGACTAG
- a CDS encoding trans-acting enoyl reductase family protein, giving the protein MSSAKFDIVVYGATGFTGQLVAEYLTQHYKGDMAPKWAMAGRSLGKLKSVRDAIGAPGNTPLIVADASDAASLRAMAEQTMSVITTVGPYQHYGEELLAACVATGTDYFDLCGEPIWMRQMIDKYEAEAKESGARIVFSCGFDSVPFELGAFFVQEEAKRVLGAPAARVKGRVRDMRGTLSGGTAASAKATFDAVAKDISLITILNDPFALTPGFTGPKQPRGNRAAFEEDLQSWAAPFMMALINTRNVHRSNMLMGFPYGQDFVYDEMVLTGPGEKGEANAKRVMAANAEKTGPSAPKPGEGPSKEERETGRFDVLYVAIAPDGRQVRAGVTGDRDPGYGSTSKMISECAMCMLRDVTDVPAGFWTPGAAMQHKLIKRLQEHAGLTFGVEA; this is encoded by the coding sequence ATGAGCTCTGCGAAATTCGACATCGTCGTCTACGGCGCGACCGGCTTCACCGGCCAGCTCGTCGCCGAATATCTGACGCAGCATTACAAGGGCGACATGGCGCCGAAATGGGCCATGGCAGGCCGGAGCCTCGGCAAGCTCAAATCGGTCCGCGATGCGATCGGCGCGCCCGGCAATACGCCGCTGATCGTCGCGGATGCGTCAGACGCCGCCTCGCTCAGGGCGATGGCGGAGCAGACCATGTCGGTGATCACCACCGTCGGTCCGTATCAGCACTATGGCGAGGAATTGTTAGCTGCCTGCGTCGCCACCGGCACGGACTATTTCGATCTCTGCGGCGAGCCGATCTGGATGCGGCAGATGATCGACAAGTACGAGGCTGAAGCGAAGGAGAGCGGCGCGCGCATCGTGTTCTCCTGCGGTTTCGATTCCGTGCCGTTCGAGCTCGGCGCGTTCTTCGTGCAGGAAGAGGCCAAGCGCGTGCTCGGCGCACCGGCCGCGCGCGTGAAAGGCCGTGTGCGCGACATGCGCGGCACGCTCTCGGGCGGCACCGCGGCGAGCGCGAAGGCGACCTTCGACGCGGTCGCAAAGGACATCAGCCTCATCACCATCCTGAATGATCCGTTCGCGCTGACGCCCGGGTTCACCGGTCCGAAGCAGCCGAGGGGCAACAGGGCGGCCTTTGAGGAGGATCTGCAATCCTGGGCCGCGCCGTTCATGATGGCGTTGATCAACACGCGCAACGTCCACCGCTCCAACATGCTGATGGGTTTCCCCTACGGCCAGGACTTCGTCTACGACGAGATGGTCCTGACCGGTCCCGGCGAAAAGGGCGAGGCCAACGCCAAGCGCGTGATGGCGGCGAACGCCGAGAAGACCGGCCCGAGCGCGCCGAAGCCGGGTGAGGGCCCGTCGAAGGAAGAGCGCGAGACCGGCCGCTTCGACGTGCTCTATGTCGCGATCGCGCCCGACGGCCGTCAGGTTCGCGCCGGCGTCACCGGCGATCGCGATCCCGGCTACGGCTCGACCTCGAAGATGATTTCAGAATGCGCGATGTGCATGCTGCGCGATGTGACGGACGTCCCGGCCGGCTTCTGGACGCCGGGCGCAGCGATGCAGCACAAACTGATCAAGCGGCTGCAGGAGCATGCGGGACTGACGTTCGGAGTCGAAGCCTAA
- a CDS encoding FAD-dependent monooxygenase has protein sequence MSHRPRKALIIGAGIAGPVTAILLRRAGIESAIYETWPYSKGIGGGLQIAPNGMQVIDEIGLAGELISRGSVAESFNFYSQEGRRLGSINRDMARRFGQPAVNVCRATLNEMLIDKAWCSCVSLYFEKRLIKVEDRGDQSIIAYFADGTTAEGDFLIGADGVHSVARRQVVPDGPQPFNTGLIGFGGFVPHSVLDGRPVGRHVETTFGQSGFFGYGYCSPDPSDGVMWWSTQPAHGMDAAMFRALDERTLKQHLRSFHHSWHDPIPAIIEAAETIVVTDTLDVATLPTWSRKRSLLIGDAAHATSPHAGQGASLALEDAMRLARLMQDGQELSATFQAFEAERRPRAEKIVALARRNGNGKREFSATGAWVRNQMMKWLLPLGSKSMEFMYAYDARAV, from the coding sequence ATGTCCCATCGTCCCCGCAAGGCCCTGATCATCGGCGCCGGCATCGCCGGGCCCGTCACCGCGATCCTGCTGCGCCGCGCCGGGATCGAATCCGCGATCTACGAAACCTGGCCCTACTCCAAGGGCATCGGCGGCGGCCTCCAGATCGCGCCAAACGGCATGCAGGTCATCGACGAGATCGGGCTCGCCGGCGAGCTCATCAGCCGCGGCTCGGTCGCGGAGTCCTTCAACTTCTATTCGCAGGAGGGCCGAAGGCTCGGCTCGATCAACCGCGACATGGCGCGGCGTTTCGGCCAGCCCGCGGTCAACGTCTGCCGCGCAACGCTGAACGAGATGCTGATCGACAAGGCCTGGTGCTCCTGCGTGTCGCTCTATTTCGAGAAGCGGCTGATCAAGGTCGAGGACCGCGGCGACCAGTCGATCATCGCCTATTTTGCCGACGGCACCACCGCCGAAGGTGACTTCCTGATCGGCGCGGACGGCGTGCACTCGGTGGCGCGGCGCCAGGTGGTGCCGGACGGGCCGCAGCCGTTCAACACCGGCTTAATCGGCTTCGGCGGTTTCGTTCCGCACTCGGTTCTTGACGGCAGGCCGGTCGGCCGCCACGTCGAAACCACGTTCGGTCAGAGCGGCTTCTTCGGCTACGGCTATTGCAGCCCCGATCCCAGCGACGGTGTGATGTGGTGGAGCACGCAGCCCGCCCACGGCATGGACGCCGCGATGTTCCGCGCGCTCGATGAGCGGACGCTGAAGCAGCATCTGCGCAGCTTCCACCATAGCTGGCACGATCCGATCCCCGCGATCATCGAGGCCGCCGAGACCATCGTGGTCACCGATACGCTCGACGTCGCCACGTTGCCGACCTGGTCGCGCAAGCGTTCGCTGCTGATTGGCGATGCCGCGCATGCGACCAGCCCCCACGCCGGCCAGGGCGCCTCGCTCGCGCTCGAGGATGCGATGCGGCTTGCCCGTCTGATGCAGGATGGCCAGGAGCTCAGCGCCACCTTCCAGGCCTTCGAGGCAGAGCGGCGCCCGCGCGCGGAAAAGATCGTCGCCTTGGCCCGCCGCAACGGCAACGGCAAGCGCGAATTCAGCGCCACCGGCGCCTGGGTGCGAAATCAGATGATGAAATGGCTGTTGCCGCTGGGCTCCAAGAGCATGGAGTTCATGTACGCGTACGACGCGCGGGCGGTGTAG